One part of the Ochrobactrum quorumnocens genome encodes these proteins:
- a CDS encoding (R)-mandelonitrile lyase, whose product MDIKRNGSTPSGVGPAEWFTGKVRIDPLFSPNDARRAAAATVTFEPGARTAWHTHPLGQTLIVTAGLGLVQREGGPIEEIRPGDVVWFEPGEKHWHGASPKNAMTHIAMQEQLDGKVVDWMEHVTDTQYPST is encoded by the coding sequence ATGGATATCAAAAGAAATGGATCGACACCATCCGGTGTTGGACCCGCAGAATGGTTTACGGGCAAGGTTCGCATTGATCCGTTGTTTTCGCCCAATGACGCGCGGCGCGCTGCAGCCGCTACCGTGACATTTGAACCGGGTGCACGGACCGCTTGGCACACGCATCCACTGGGACAGACACTGATTGTTACCGCTGGTTTGGGGTTGGTGCAGCGTGAGGGCGGACCGATTGAGGAAATTCGGCCCGGCGATGTTGTTTGGTTTGAACCGGGTGAAAAACATTGGCACGGCGCGTCACCGAAAAATGCGATGACCCATATCGCAATGCAGGAACAGCTCGACGGCAAGGTTGTCGACTGGATGGAGCATGTGACGGATACTCAATATCCAAGCACCTAA